One window of Bacillus sp. THAF10 genomic DNA carries:
- a CDS encoding carbon starvation protein A — MITFFGAIIFLILGYIFYAKFVERVFGINDQQPTPAYTQQDNFDFVPMPWWKGNLIQLLNIAGLGPIYGAIMGALYGPVAFIWIVVGCIFAGAVHDYFSGMLSLRHKGAQFPAIVGKYLGNTVKACIYVISLVLMVLVAAAFTAGPAQLIAQLTPLSFVAALVVIFGYFVLATILPVNRVIGKIYPLLGGILLFMALAIAVSLLFTGKQIPNLTFANLHPQELPIWPLLMVTISCGAISGFHCTQSPIVACTMKKESDGRKIFYGAMVTEGVIALIWAAAGMTFFNGTGGLGEALATGGPSFVVNEISISLLGTFGGILAILGVIILPITTGDTALRSSRMILTEVFSKFFNMKGKGKVLMVTLLLAIPAFYLATIDYTFLWRYVGWTNQLVATVMLWTATSYLLKEHKFHWIAGAPAIFMTGVVTTYLFYAPEGFALDYGISLMIGSLLTLIVLSWYVSQIVKYRNVPNLKEDKKIA, encoded by the coding sequence ATGATTACTTTTTTCGGCGCCATCATTTTTCTTATTTTAGGATATATCTTTTATGCCAAATTCGTGGAGCGGGTTTTTGGCATTAATGATCAGCAACCTACTCCTGCTTATACGCAACAAGATAATTTTGACTTTGTACCAATGCCTTGGTGGAAAGGCAACTTAATACAATTATTAAACATTGCAGGCCTAGGACCCATTTACGGGGCCATCATGGGCGCCTTATATGGTCCGGTAGCCTTTATCTGGATTGTTGTGGGCTGTATTTTTGCCGGTGCTGTTCACGATTATTTTTCCGGCATGCTATCCCTTCGCCATAAAGGGGCACAGTTTCCTGCCATTGTCGGAAAATATTTAGGAAACACAGTTAAAGCATGCATTTATGTTATCTCGTTAGTGTTGATGGTGCTTGTAGCCGCTGCTTTTACAGCCGGACCAGCCCAGCTGATTGCTCAGTTGACACCCTTAAGCTTTGTTGCCGCACTAGTTGTTATTTTTGGATACTTTGTTCTTGCCACCATCTTACCAGTCAATCGCGTGATTGGAAAAATCTATCCGTTGCTTGGTGGCATTCTATTATTTATGGCATTAGCCATCGCTGTCTCGCTTTTATTTACCGGCAAGCAAATTCCCAACTTGACCTTCGCTAATTTACATCCGCAAGAGCTGCCAATTTGGCCGTTATTGATGGTTACCATCTCTTGTGGAGCAATTTCTGGCTTTCATTGTACACAAAGTCCGATTGTTGCTTGTACGATGAAAAAAGAATCCGATGGCCGCAAAATCTTTTATGGAGCGATGGTAACAGAAGGAGTCATCGCATTAATTTGGGCAGCTGCTGGCATGACCTTCTTTAATGGAACCGGCGGTCTTGGGGAAGCACTGGCAACAGGTGGACCTTCCTTTGTTGTCAATGAAATCTCTATTTCCTTGCTTGGTACCTTTGGAGGCATTCTTGCAATCTTAGGAGTTATCATCCTACCAATTACAACCGGGGACACAGCGCTTCGTTCGTCTCGCATGATTTTAACGGAGGTTTTCTCGAAGTTCTTTAATATGAAAGGAAAAGGGAAGGTATTAATGGTCACGCTTCTTCTTGCTATACCAGCGTTCTACTTAGCGACCATTGATTATACCTTCCTATGGAGATATGTTGGCTGGACCAATCAACTTGTGGCAACAGTGATGCTGTGGACAGCGACGTCCTATCTGTTGAAGGAGCATAAATTCCATTGGATAGCAGGAGCACCCGCAATCTTTATGACAGGAGTGGTGACAACCTACCTCTTCTACGCACCAGAAGGGTTCGCATTAGACTATGGAATCTCCCTTATGATTGGATCGCTTCTGACACTCATTGTACTCTCATGGTATGTTAGCCAAATTGTAAAGTATCGTAACGTACCAAACCTAAAAGAGGATAAAAAAATAGCCTAA
- a CDS encoding glycerophosphodiester phosphodiesterase — protein sequence MAEISIPSRKKTHKKRSGFAALGFITCGLGLVGLLLTFMPLNKNTVKPFFENNGKPLVIAHQGGELLAPSNTMAAFEQAVEMGVDVLETDIHITKDGHLVAIHDPTVDRTTDGTGNVADLTLAEIKELDAGYHFVDLEGATSFRGKEVTIPTVEEMFEAFPNTRIEIEIKDTNPPEKYEEISRKLWELTQQYNRQDSLLVASFDQDILSTFQSYAKGQVALVGGRQEITSFVIFHKLFARSLYAPSVDAFQMPLQESILDLTYKRLIWDAQRSGIQVHYWTIDDKPTMRLLLEKGADGILTNRPDLLLETMEEMEKNKE from the coding sequence ATGGCAGAAATTTCGATTCCATCGAGAAAGAAAACACACAAAAAACGAAGCGGCTTTGCAGCATTAGGATTCATCACTTGCGGACTTGGGTTAGTGGGGTTGCTACTCACCTTTATGCCCTTAAACAAAAATACAGTGAAGCCTTTTTTTGAAAACAATGGAAAACCATTGGTGATTGCCCATCAAGGTGGAGAACTCCTCGCGCCATCTAACACCATGGCCGCTTTTGAGCAAGCAGTCGAAATGGGAGTTGACGTGCTAGAAACAGATATTCATATAACAAAGGATGGACATCTGGTTGCCATTCATGATCCGACTGTGGACCGCACAACAGACGGAACTGGCAACGTCGCCGATTTGACCCTTGCAGAGATTAAAGAGCTTGATGCTGGCTATCATTTTGTCGATTTAGAGGGAGCTACCAGCTTTCGTGGAAAAGAGGTTACCATACCAACCGTAGAAGAAATGTTTGAAGCCTTTCCTAATACGCGAATAGAAATCGAAATAAAAGATACGAATCCTCCCGAAAAATATGAAGAAATCTCTCGTAAACTTTGGGAGCTCACGCAACAATACAATCGTCAGGACTCCTTGCTTGTTGCTTCTTTTGACCAGGACATTTTGTCTACCTTTCAATCCTATGCAAAAGGACAGGTTGCCTTAGTTGGCGGAAGACAAGAGATTACTAGCTTTGTAATATTCCACAAGCTTTTTGCTAGAAGTCTCTATGCGCCAAGTGTCGATGCCTTTCAGATGCCCTTGCAAGAAAGTATACTTGATTTGACCTATAAACGGCTCATTTGGGATGCACAACGAAGCGGGATACAGGTACACTATTGGACTATTGATGACAAGCCAACGATGCGCCTTCTCCTAGAAAAAGGGGCAGACGGTATCCTCACCAATCGACCTGACCTTTTGCTAGAGACGATGGAAGAAATGGAAAAGAATAAAGAATAA
- a CDS encoding aldehyde dehydrogenase, with protein MVHTETASAEQAVEVRLQQHKQFFAAGKTKDINFRLKQLSILKNAIKEYEEPLMDALKKDLGKSIFEAYGSEVGYVLDSIGHFMKHLKSWAKVKKVKTPFVHAGSKSHIYQEPYGTVLIVGPFNYPFQLVMEPLIGAIAAGNCAVLKPSEFTPTVSGVMAKMIGEHFDEAYISVMEGAREETSALIQAPFDYIFFTGSVEVGKIIMQAAAKRLVPVTLELGGKSPCIVHKDANLEVAAKRIAWGKFMNAGQTCVAPDYLFVHEDIKEAFLQALKKVIKEFYGEHPEQSKDYGRIVNRKHFDRLASLLNSEKITSGGNLLPEERYIEPTVMDGVDWEDMVMQEEIFGPILPVLEYKELPDAIRQINDQPKPLALYLFTENSEVEEKVINGTSFGGGCVNDTVTHITNPYLPFGGVGTSGMGAYHGKKSFETFSHQKSVMKKSTKINLSFLYPPYSDKSINLLKRVMK; from the coding sequence ATGGTTCATACAGAAACTGCAAGTGCAGAGCAGGCTGTAGAAGTTCGATTGCAGCAGCATAAGCAATTTTTTGCTGCAGGAAAAACAAAGGATATTAATTTTCGTTTAAAACAGCTCAGTATTTTAAAGAATGCCATAAAGGAATACGAAGAGCCACTAATGGATGCCCTAAAAAAGGATTTAGGAAAATCAATTTTTGAAGCATATGGATCAGAAGTGGGTTATGTATTAGACAGTATTGGTCATTTTATGAAGCATTTAAAAAGCTGGGCTAAAGTGAAAAAAGTGAAAACCCCGTTCGTTCATGCTGGGTCGAAAAGCCATATTTACCAGGAACCATATGGAACCGTTCTTATTGTTGGTCCTTTCAACTACCCATTTCAATTAGTGATGGAGCCTTTAATTGGCGCCATTGCTGCTGGAAACTGTGCAGTTTTGAAGCCTTCAGAGTTCACTCCCACTGTGTCAGGTGTGATGGCAAAAATGATAGGAGAGCATTTTGATGAAGCCTATATTAGTGTGATGGAAGGAGCAAGGGAAGAAACATCTGCGCTTATTCAAGCGCCATTTGATTACATCTTTTTTACAGGCAGTGTAGAGGTCGGGAAAATTATCATGCAGGCAGCAGCAAAGAGACTTGTGCCTGTGACACTGGAGCTTGGAGGGAAAAGTCCTTGTATCGTTCATAAGGATGCCAATTTAGAGGTTGCAGCTAAGCGAATTGCCTGGGGTAAATTTATGAATGCAGGACAAACCTGTGTGGCACCAGATTATCTATTTGTGCATGAGGATATAAAGGAAGCCTTTCTTCAAGCATTGAAAAAAGTCATCAAGGAATTTTATGGAGAACATCCTGAGCAGAGTAAGGATTATGGAAGAATAGTAAATAGAAAACATTTTGACAGATTGGCTTCTCTCCTAAATTCAGAAAAAATCACCTCTGGAGGTAATTTGCTACCAGAAGAACGCTACATCGAGCCGACCGTAATGGACGGAGTGGACTGGGAGGATATGGTCATGCAGGAGGAGATTTTCGGTCCAATACTACCTGTATTAGAGTATAAGGAACTTCCTGATGCTATTCGCCAAATTAATGATCAACCAAAACCTCTAGCGTTGTATTTGTTCACAGAAAATAGTGAGGTGGAGGAGAAGGTGATAAATGGGACTAGCTTTGGTGGTGGATGTGTAAATGATACGGTTACTCATATCACGAATCCTTATCTCCCTTTTGGTGGAGTGGGAACTTCCGGAATGGGAGCATATCATGGCAAAAAAAGCTTTGAAACATTTTCCCATCAAAAAAGCGTGATGAAAAAAAGCACCAAAATCAATTTGAGCTTTCTCTATCCTCCTTATTCGGATAAAAGCATTAATTTACTAAAAAGAGTAATGAAGTAA
- a CDS encoding PAS domain S-box protein produces the protein MLKKDFFEQLFYQSSIAQLLFSEDYEEKIANEAFYTLTGYSQGELTVEYLQKLLHGLNVKNQTQATIPTKNGKSKVCLIHKEEITPSVSPKIFHLQLTDITEKAHRERIIHLIADHSQDVINLHRLDGSYIYTSPAVKEVIGYEPHEMIDKLPHDFIHEEDVTHCIEKHMELLEKKGPVMMTYRLKRKDGAYVWLESAVKPIVNETTGEVSEIISISRNIESRMKASELLEKSKKLAIIGRMSAALAHEVRNPLTPIKGFIQLFQATKEYNEEYGKIILTELERVENIISEFLTLSKPHHERVGEVDIVGTVKKVIRLLKTEALLENKTIQFIYDSKEKFFIQGDLTTVKQVFVNVIQNALDAISAKTGLITIIVEKGQEKNVCIKVRDNGSGIEKDRLSMLGEPFYSTKEKGIGLGLMTSFRIIENHKGKIAFTSDLGKGTEVSIHLPLMTSLSTPSPQL, from the coding sequence ATGTTGAAAAAGGACTTTTTTGAACAGTTGTTCTACCAAAGTAGCATTGCACAACTTTTATTTTCAGAAGATTATGAAGAAAAGATAGCGAATGAGGCTTTTTATACACTTACAGGCTATTCACAAGGAGAATTGACTGTGGAGTATTTACAAAAGCTTCTACATGGATTAAATGTAAAAAATCAAACACAAGCAACCATTCCCACGAAAAATGGAAAGAGCAAGGTTTGTTTGATTCACAAGGAAGAGATAACACCGAGTGTTTCTCCGAAAATTTTTCATCTCCAACTTACAGATATAACCGAAAAAGCACATAGAGAAAGAATTATTCACTTAATAGCGGACCATTCTCAGGATGTTATTAACCTTCATCGACTGGATGGCTCTTACATTTATACATCCCCAGCTGTGAAGGAAGTCATAGGCTATGAACCTCATGAAATGATAGATAAGCTACCACATGATTTTATTCATGAAGAGGATGTTACCCATTGTATTGAAAAACATATGGAGCTATTGGAGAAAAAGGGACCCGTGATGATGACCTACCGTTTAAAAAGAAAAGATGGCGCCTATGTTTGGTTGGAATCTGCTGTGAAGCCAATTGTGAATGAAACAACAGGGGAAGTCTCAGAAATTATTTCAATTTCGCGGAATATCGAGAGCAGAATGAAGGCAAGTGAACTTCTTGAGAAATCAAAAAAACTCGCTATCATTGGCAGAATGTCAGCAGCACTAGCCCATGAGGTTCGTAATCCCCTCACGCCGATCAAAGGCTTTATTCAGCTTTTTCAAGCAACGAAAGAGTATAACGAGGAGTATGGGAAAATTATTTTAACGGAGTTAGAAAGGGTAGAAAACATCATTTCTGAATTTTTGACCTTGTCAAAGCCTCACCATGAGAGGGTGGGTGAAGTTGACATCGTAGGAACTGTAAAGAAGGTCATCAGGCTATTAAAAACAGAAGCATTGTTGGAAAATAAAACGATTCAATTTATATATGATTCAAAAGAGAAATTCTTCATTCAGGGTGACCTAACTACGGTTAAACAGGTGTTTGTCAATGTCATTCAAAATGCTTTAGACGCCATTTCGGCAAAAACTGGTCTTATCACTATAATTGTGGAAAAGGGTCAGGAGAAAAATGTTTGCATTAAAGTGAGGGATAATGGGTCTGGCATTGAAAAAGACCGTCTTTCGATGCTAGGAGAGCCTTTTTATTCAACAAAGGAAAAAGGAATAGGCTTAGGGTTGATGACAAGCTTTCGCATTATTGAAAACCATAAAGGAAAAATTGCTTTTACTAGTGATTTAGGAAAGGGAACAGAGGTTAGCATTCACCTGCCCCTGATGACATCCCTTTCTACACCAAGCCCGCAGCTTTGA
- a CDS encoding excisionase family DNA-binding protein translates to MYLTVKETAEYLSCSEGAVKKMIQEKKIRALYDGSDYMINKEQFETHLKQMEKYMRLVEEVKNEPLPEDIDIKDED, encoded by the coding sequence GTGTACCTTACCGTAAAAGAAACTGCAGAATATCTCTCTTGTTCAGAGGGTGCTGTCAAAAAAATGATTCAGGAAAAGAAAATTCGCGCGCTATATGATGGTAGCGATTATATGATTAATAAAGAGCAGTTTGAGACACATTTAAAGCAAATGGAAAAATATATGAGGCTAGTGGAAGAGGTGAAAAACGAACCCCTTCCAGAGGATATCGATATAAAAGATGAGGATTGA
- a CDS encoding acyl-CoA dehydrogenase family protein, with protein MKRNFFTEDRHLQELLKKYLDPAFYQWAEQELTLFGESCANEIDERALHTDREGQPRLIKYNKMGEDISEVWVNEGYKKTVEETYNRGIVGYVHKDIPELGSKGSYLYSYAQGYLLSQTEPGFYCPVTLTMATAYLLDHYANEEVKEKFLPHVISTGEVELFEGATFLTERQGGSDVGANETTAVPDLEGSTYLLTGEKYFASNAGQCGVAMVLARMEGAPKGTKGLSLFAVPWRNEDGSLNGIEIRRLKDKLGVRAVPSAEVLFQNAKAYLVGEPSKGIYYMMEALNLSRVCNAIASIGIMQRAYSEAFRYAEERVTFGDQLINFPMIRESLVDLAVKKEVETSALFELVALFDKVMRKEEKVTEEESVLHRLLIALLKKETAEQAVHFSHEAIELHGGNGYIEDFVTPRLLRDAQVLTVWEGTANILGMEVWRLMARFKVDRIFIDSMKKRLAAVQVENEWKRPVEEALISLQEICDFTRSTSSDVQGVYSKKIAELMVKIFESVVVLEEAAVGSERELAKAELYLQITWKESHTWIDKENKKLRYFDVLIKGRSSCFH; from the coding sequence ATGAAACGTAACTTTTTCACAGAGGACCGCCATCTTCAAGAACTGTTAAAAAAGTATCTTGATCCCGCGTTTTATCAATGGGCAGAACAGGAATTAACGCTATTTGGAGAAAGCTGTGCAAATGAGATTGACGAACGGGCACTACATACCGATCGAGAAGGTCAACCACGTCTTATCAAATATAACAAAATGGGTGAGGATATTTCTGAGGTTTGGGTAAACGAAGGGTATAAGAAAACGGTGGAGGAAACATATAACAGGGGGATTGTTGGGTATGTGCACAAGGATATTCCGGAGCTTGGAAGCAAAGGAAGCTATCTTTATTCCTATGCGCAAGGCTATCTGCTTTCCCAAACAGAGCCAGGCTTTTATTGTCCAGTTACCCTTACGATGGCAACCGCGTACTTACTCGACCATTATGCTAATGAAGAGGTAAAAGAAAAGTTCTTGCCGCACGTGATTTCCACGGGAGAAGTAGAGCTTTTTGAAGGAGCGACTTTTTTAACAGAAAGACAGGGCGGTTCGGATGTTGGGGCAAATGAGACAACGGCTGTGCCTGATTTAGAAGGAAGCACGTATTTACTTACTGGGGAAAAATATTTTGCTTCCAATGCCGGTCAATGTGGAGTGGCGATGGTCCTTGCGAGAATGGAAGGGGCACCAAAAGGAACAAAAGGATTGAGCCTTTTTGCTGTGCCGTGGCGGAATGAGGACGGTAGTTTAAATGGGATTGAAATCAGACGACTGAAGGATAAACTTGGGGTAAGGGCTGTGCCATCTGCAGAGGTATTATTTCAAAATGCGAAAGCCTATCTTGTTGGAGAGCCCTCTAAGGGAATCTATTATATGATGGAGGCGCTGAATCTTTCCCGTGTGTGTAACGCAATTGCATCCATCGGTATCATGCAGCGAGCCTATTCGGAGGCCTTCCGTTATGCAGAAGAAAGGGTGACATTTGGTGATCAGCTTATTAATTTTCCAATGATCCGGGAGTCACTCGTTGATTTAGCGGTAAAAAAGGAAGTGGAAACAAGCGCGTTGTTTGAGCTTGTTGCGCTTTTCGATAAGGTGATGAGGAAGGAAGAGAAGGTAACGGAGGAAGAGAGTGTCCTTCATAGGCTCTTGATTGCCTTATTGAAAAAAGAAACAGCTGAACAGGCGGTTCATTTTTCGCATGAGGCGATTGAACTTCATGGAGGAAATGGTTACATTGAAGATTTCGTCACACCAAGATTGCTCCGCGATGCCCAGGTTCTGACGGTATGGGAAGGGACCGCTAATATCCTTGGGATGGAAGTATGGAGGTTAATGGCTAGATTTAAAGTGGACCGAATTTTTATAGATTCTATGAAAAAGAGGCTGGCAGCAGTACAAGTAGAAAACGAGTGGAAGAGGCCAGTGGAGGAGGCGCTTATCAGTCTGCAAGAAATCTGTGATTTTACTAGAAGCACAAGTTCTGATGTACAAGGCGTCTATTCGAAAAAAATAGCGGAACTGATGGTGAAGATTTTTGAAAGTGTTGTAGTGTTGGAGGAGGCAGCTGTTGGATCGGAGAGGGAGTTAGCCAAAGCAGAGCTATATCTTCAAATTACTTGGAAGGAATCTCACACTTGGATTGATAAAGAAAACAAGAAGCTTCGCTATTTTGATGTACTAATAAAGGGACGGTCCTCCTGCTTCCATTAA
- a CDS encoding D-TA family PLP-dependent enzyme: MIQKVKELDTPSLLLDKKKLWTNIEKMSQFANEHNVKLRPHIKTHKSVEIAKLQLAYGATGITTAKIAEAEVMAEAGIRDMLIAYPISSSQKIGRVLGLLNKGVDLKIAVDSLEQIKLLQKGLEKSGHRLEVWIKVDSGLNRCGVKPGRSAAELAQAIVFLSSLTLGGIFTHAGHSYGAKNHEEQERIALQEAEAVLQSAEACEKAGISIPVRSVGSTPTYRLSGKISGITEVRPGNAVFFDAIQVGLGVAGIEECALSVLTSVVGVHEDRVVIDAGSKTLCLDKGAHGLDSVKGYGHVVGHPELIIERLSEEHGVITFSSKPDIKLNDKLLIVPNHACTVANMFDEYIVIEGEDVVNRWRVDARGMRT, from the coding sequence ATGATTCAAAAAGTGAAAGAATTAGACACCCCATCATTATTATTAGATAAGAAAAAACTATGGACTAATATCGAGAAGATGAGTCAGTTTGCCAACGAGCATAACGTTAAACTTCGTCCCCATATCAAAACTCATAAATCGGTAGAGATTGCAAAGCTACAGCTTGCCTATGGAGCAACAGGGATTACCACTGCAAAAATAGCAGAAGCAGAAGTGATGGCAGAGGCAGGTATTCGTGATATGTTAATTGCCTACCCAATCTCCAGTTCTCAAAAAATAGGGCGGGTACTTGGATTGTTGAACAAAGGTGTAGACTTAAAAATTGCCGTCGACAGTCTTGAGCAAATCAAACTGCTTCAAAAGGGCTTAGAAAAAAGTGGTCATCGTCTCGAGGTTTGGATTAAAGTGGATTCCGGATTAAATCGTTGTGGAGTAAAGCCCGGACGTTCAGCTGCCGAGCTTGCGCAAGCAATAGTATTTTTATCATCCTTAACACTAGGCGGAATCTTCACTCATGCTGGACATTCTTATGGAGCAAAAAACCATGAGGAACAAGAGCGTATCGCTTTACAAGAAGCAGAAGCAGTTCTGCAAAGTGCAGAGGCGTGTGAAAAAGCGGGAATTTCAATCCCTGTTCGAAGTGTTGGTTCTACACCAACGTATCGGCTTTCAGGCAAGATTTCTGGTATCACCGAGGTTCGTCCGGGAAATGCCGTCTTTTTTGATGCGATCCAGGTTGGCTTAGGTGTTGCGGGCATCGAGGAGTGTGCTTTGAGTGTACTTACATCCGTAGTTGGTGTACATGAGGACAGGGTTGTTATTGATGCCGGTAGTAAAACGTTGTGTCTTGATAAAGGTGCACATGGGTTAGATTCTGTAAAAGGCTATGGCCATGTGGTTGGTCATCCTGAATTAATCATCGAACGGCTGTCAGAAGAGCATGGGGTGATTACATTTTCCTCCAAACCTGATATCAAGTTGAATGATAAGCTTTTGATTGTTCCAAACCATGCATGTACGGTGGCAAATATGTTTGATGAATATATTGTTATTGAAGGGGAGGATGTGGTGAATAGATGGAGAGTTGATGCGCGAGGCATGCGGACATAA
- the hpaB gene encoding 4-hydroxyphenylacetate 3-monooxygenase, oxygenase component encodes MAIITGKQYLDRIDSLKANVWYNGERIKGKISEHPAFSGVMKSQAALYDMQNEERLRDLMTFVSKTTGELTGTSFMTPKTKEDLEKRRKMVQLWAKSTFGMMGRTPDYKNTTLMALASSAHLLAEQGPEFPKRLKNFYEYAQQHDLSFTHTFISPQVNRSSMYYEDDDDIITARIVEKKSEGIVIKGARLLATQGGITDEIIVSTSGLKMFEEPYAFAFSIPSNTEGLKFICRESFSYDTSSFNHPLGSRFEEMDSIVVMDHVLVPWERVFVAENIEVANKLFSFSNFKPLVTHQVVSRQIVKTEFILGVAQLIVDSIAIGEYGHVKEKISEIIVALENHKALLLASEANAKPDKHGTMVPDVTPLSVAIVQYPKIYPRLIEILQLLGASGLVSIPTEADFSSPVREDINLYLQSATMEAPSRVKLFRLAWDVSMSAFGSRQTLYERFFFGCPTRLSMGLYHEYKRQDLVEDIANTFGIKK; translated from the coding sequence GTGGCAATTATTACAGGCAAACAATACCTTGATAGAATTGATTCACTTAAAGCAAATGTATGGTATAACGGGGAGAGAATTAAGGGAAAAATTTCTGAACACCCTGCTTTCTCAGGAGTGATGAAAAGCCAGGCGGCCCTGTATGATATGCAAAACGAAGAGCGGCTACGAGATTTGATGACATTTGTTTCTAAAACAACTGGGGAACTTACGGGAACCTCTTTTATGACACCTAAAACAAAGGAGGACCTTGAAAAAAGACGCAAAATGGTGCAGCTATGGGCCAAATCTACCTTTGGGATGATGGGACGCACACCTGACTACAAAAACACCACTCTCATGGCACTCGCCTCTTCCGCTCACCTTCTTGCTGAACAAGGTCCAGAGTTTCCTAAACGTTTAAAAAACTTCTATGAATATGCACAGCAACACGATCTATCTTTTACTCATACATTCATTTCCCCACAGGTTAACCGCTCCTCCATGTATTATGAGGATGATGATGACATAATCACGGCACGTATTGTCGAAAAAAAATCAGAAGGGATTGTCATTAAAGGAGCTCGCCTTCTCGCTACACAGGGCGGTATCACGGATGAAATCATTGTATCTACCTCTGGACTAAAAATGTTTGAAGAGCCCTATGCATTTGCGTTTAGCATTCCCAGCAACACGGAAGGACTCAAATTCATTTGTAGGGAATCATTTTCTTACGATACCTCCTCCTTTAACCACCCATTGGGTTCTCGTTTTGAGGAAATGGATTCTATCGTTGTAATGGATCACGTCCTAGTCCCTTGGGAAAGAGTGTTTGTTGCCGAAAATATTGAAGTAGCAAACAAGCTGTTTTCCTTCAGTAATTTCAAACCACTTGTAACGCATCAGGTTGTCTCACGGCAGATTGTAAAGACGGAGTTCATTCTTGGGGTAGCTCAGCTAATCGTAGATTCCATCGCTATTGGTGAATATGGTCATGTCAAAGAAAAAATAAGTGAAATTATTGTAGCACTTGAAAACCATAAAGCACTTCTTCTTGCCTCAGAAGCGAATGCAAAGCCTGATAAGCACGGCACAATGGTACCAGATGTCACCCCTCTGTCGGTTGCCATAGTACAGTATCCAAAGATATACCCAAGGCTGATTGAAATCCTGCAGCTGCTTGGTGCCAGTGGCCTTGTCTCTATTCCAACTGAGGCGGATTTCTCCTCTCCCGTTCGGGAAGACATAAATCTGTACTTGCAATCCGCCACCATGGAAGCTCCCTCACGGGTAAAGCTATTCCGCTTGGCTTGGGACGTGAGCATGAGTGCATTTGGCTCGAGACAAACCTTATATGAGCGCTTTTTCTTCGGATGTCCAACACGCCTTTCCATGGGACTTTATCACGAATACAAACGACAAGATCTTGTAGAAGATATCGCCAACACATTTGGAATCAAAAAATAA
- a CDS encoding MFS transporter: MVPIQKKEILWTKSFIMLMIGNLFVFMSFQMLIPTLPPYIKSLGATGFEIGLVTALFSIGAVLSRPFIGYMLEYKVRKPLVLIGAVALLLITIIYPLSQIVVIFLLFRFVHGLAWGWSTTVNGTAAVDVIPRSRLGEGMGYYGLSITIGMIIAPSLGIYLYQVTTFSNLIIVSGVLGVIALFLLAIVNYQTPESVKKVKKEDLKFSYFGSLIEKNGWYPAFITLVATFGYGSIVTFIVIFGEERGIDQIFLFYLVNAIMASLSRPIAGKWFDNHGPRGLVLLCMLLAFVGMWVLSFAHSNLFIILAGALFGVGFGSLIPTLQSWTLSMTPENRRGVANGMFFSSIDLGIGLSGVVFGLLAQFVQTATLFQISSIFLLAAMVFAWVEGRRRKRELLEEMREGA; the protein is encoded by the coding sequence ATGGTACCAATACAGAAAAAAGAAATATTATGGACAAAATCATTTATAATGCTGATGATTGGGAATTTATTTGTCTTTATGTCCTTTCAAATGTTAATTCCTACCCTTCCGCCTTATATCAAATCTTTAGGAGCAACAGGTTTTGAGATTGGACTGGTGACCGCGTTATTTTCTATAGGTGCGGTACTAAGCCGGCCATTTATCGGTTATATGCTTGAATATAAGGTAAGAAAGCCACTAGTACTCATTGGTGCAGTGGCCCTCCTTTTAATAACCATTATTTATCCGTTGTCGCAAATCGTGGTCATTTTCTTGTTGTTCCGTTTTGTTCATGGGTTGGCATGGGGATGGTCGACAACGGTGAATGGGACAGCAGCAGTGGATGTGATTCCGCGCTCCCGCCTAGGTGAGGGTATGGGCTACTATGGATTGTCGATTACAATTGGGATGATCATTGCCCCAAGCCTTGGGATTTATCTTTATCAAGTAACGACCTTTTCCAATCTAATCATCGTATCTGGTGTCCTAGGTGTAATTGCTTTATTTTTGCTGGCAATTGTAAACTACCAAACTCCTGAATCGGTGAAGAAGGTGAAAAAGGAAGATTTGAAGTTTTCCTACTTTGGTTCTCTTATCGAAAAGAACGGATGGTACCCAGCATTCATCACTCTTGTTGCGACGTTTGGGTACGGTTCCATCGTGACATTTATCGTCATATTCGGTGAGGAAAGAGGAATTGATCAAATTTTTCTTTTTTATTTAGTGAATGCTATTATGGCTTCCTTGTCACGTCCAATAGCTGGGAAGTGGTTTGACAATCATGGTCCTAGAGGGCTTGTGCTTCTTTGTATGCTGTTGGCCTTTGTTGGGATGTGGGTGCTTTCCTTTGCACACTCTAACCTGTTCATCATTTTAGCGGGGGCATTGTTTGGAGTTGGTTTTGGTTCTTTAATTCCAACGTTACAGTCCTGGACTTTGTCGATGACGCCGGAAAACCGTCGTGGTGTTGCCAACGGTATGTTTTTCTCTTCCATTGATCTAGGAATTGGACTTAGTGGCGTTGTTTTTGGTCTGCTCGCACAATTTGTACAAACAGCGACGCTTTTTCAAATTTCAAGTATCTTTCTCTTAGCAGCGATGGTGTTTGCTTGGGTTGAAGGCAGGCGAAGAAAACGAGAGCTCCTAGAAGAGATGAGAGAGGGAGCATAA